The following proteins are co-located in the Candidatus Poribacteria bacterium genome:
- a CDS encoding glycosyltransferase family 9 protein: MTQSNRFQQYLDRYLGIPLCGMLSLFCRRDAASYTPKKILFIQLSALGDTILAVPTIRAIRQAFPDAELTMLASATNLNYLANCPYIDKQFSFRMPMYRLFALLRREQFDWAIDLEHWPRLSALLAYISGAPVRIGFQTKGQYRHFLFTETVQHVQGRHEVRNFLDLATRLGCSTQEFTLETWCGAAARTWVREVLVQEQISLDVPFVVLHPEAGRRGEPRRRWRQEYYVALADALIARYGVQIVLTGAPNEVHVSEAIAARTQQRAVVLAGRTDVNQLAALFSDAVLVVSGNCGPMHLAAATGTPVIGLHGPTNAAQWGPWSRDAGIVCAALPCSPCLNLGFEYGCQALSDGTSPCMHTIEVATVLQECDRFLAPVSSAAS, from the coding sequence ATGACGCAATCCAACCGTTTTCAACAGTACTTAGACCGTTATTTGGGCATACCGCTTTGTGGTATGCTCAGTCTATTTTGTAGGCGCGATGCGGCGTCTTATACACCGAAAAAAATCCTCTTCATCCAACTCTCTGCATTGGGTGATACCATTTTGGCTGTTCCGACGATCCGTGCGATACGGCAGGCTTTCCCGGATGCGGAGCTCACAATGTTGGCTTCCGCGACGAATCTTAACTATTTGGCAAACTGCCCCTACATTGATAAACAGTTCTCTTTTCGGATGCCGATGTATCGGTTGTTTGCGTTGTTGCGGCGCGAACAGTTTGATTGGGCAATCGATCTGGAGCACTGGCCCCGGTTGAGCGCGCTCCTTGCATATATTAGCGGGGCACCAGTGCGCATTGGGTTTCAGACAAAAGGGCAGTATCGCCATTTTCTCTTTACAGAGACAGTGCAACACGTCCAAGGTCGGCACGAAGTGCGAAATTTTTTGGACCTTGCGACGCGATTGGGATGCTCAACACAGGAATTTACGCTTGAAACCTGGTGCGGCGCGGCGGCACGGACGTGGGTGCGCGAAGTCTTGGTTCAAGAACAGATTTCGCTGGATGTACCGTTTGTGGTACTACATCCAGAAGCGGGGAGACGGGGTGAACCGCGTAGAAGGTGGCGCCAAGAATACTATGTCGCATTAGCAGATGCACTTATTGCACGCTACGGCGTACAGATTGTTTTGACAGGCGCGCCGAATGAGGTCCACGTCTCTGAAGCGATTGCGGCGCGGACGCAGCAGCGGGCAGTCGTCCTTGCCGGACGGACAGACGTTAATCAACTTGCCGCGCTTTTTTCGGATGCGGTGTTAGTGGTGAGCGGGAACTGTGGGCCGATGCATCTTGCCGCTGCGACGGGTACACCGGTTATCGGGCTGCACGGTCCAACAAACGCTGCACAGTGGGGACCTTGGAGCCGTGATGCCGGTATTGTCTGTGCGGCACTGCCGTGTAGTCCGTGCCTGAATTTAGGATTTGAATATGGGTGTCAGGCGTTATCTGATGGAACTTCGCCGTGTATGCATACCATCGAGGTTGCGACTGTGCTTCAGGAATGTGATCGGTTTCTGGCACCCGTTTCATCCGCAGCATCATGA
- a CDS encoding sulfatase-like hydrolase/transferase, with protein sequence MRNIILISLDTLRASSMSCYGHYNLTTPHLDALVEKSTLFEKCISPHIPTHPAHTTMFTGKDVLSHQIITQGGTLNLAEDVKTVPELLNAAGYFTVAADNLGRWFQRGFPEGQYRGYQWESGYRKARKAEAVNETAMALLDLAQSQDKPWFAFLHYWDPHTPYHPPLPFERMFYSGDECDPNNRSMDAVYACEPFTDYFRQWMCTPDPADPEDIAKKRLWRDRRYVNSQYDASIAYMDACLAQLFRYLQDSGQFEETLLIITADHGEELDEHELWYDHHGLYETNCHVPLIVHCPALIPAAQRLGGLVRLTDIAPTILDYAGLTALAEREKMEGISLRTPIESGAHDGTTGAVYLTECGWMKKRGWQTEKWKLIVETGGTPAVYNTPDLELYDLEEDPDEVYNLAEEADDVVARLKAEMSAFLERRLAETGLPDPTVEQDITMRRIGDKSRAAPL encoded by the coding sequence TTGCGCAATATTATCCTTATCTCATTAGATACACTCCGAGCATCGAGTATGAGTTGTTACGGACATTACAATCTAACAACACCACACCTCGATGCACTGGTAGAAAAATCAACGCTTTTTGAGAAGTGTATCAGTCCACATATCCCGACGCACCCTGCGCATACCACGATGTTCACCGGCAAAGATGTTTTGTCTCACCAAATCATCACACAAGGTGGGACACTAAACTTGGCAGAAGACGTTAAGACGGTGCCGGAATTGCTGAACGCAGCGGGCTATTTCACTGTCGCCGCGGACAATTTGGGGCGTTGGTTCCAGCGCGGTTTTCCTGAAGGTCAGTACCGAGGCTATCAATGGGAAAGCGGTTACCGGAAAGCGCGAAAAGCGGAGGCGGTGAATGAGACAGCAATGGCACTTTTAGACCTCGCACAGTCTCAAGATAAACCCTGGTTCGCTTTTCTCCACTACTGGGATCCGCACACACCGTATCACCCGCCGCTTCCCTTTGAACGGATGTTTTATTCCGGCGACGAATGCGATCCGAACAATCGAAGTATGGATGCCGTTTATGCCTGTGAACCCTTCACGGACTATTTCCGACAGTGGATGTGCACACCAGACCCTGCGGATCCCGAGGACATTGCGAAGAAACGACTCTGGCGAGATAGACGGTATGTGAATTCACAATACGATGCCTCGATCGCCTATATGGACGCATGCCTCGCGCAGCTTTTTCGGTATCTACAAGATTCTGGACAGTTTGAGGAGACGCTGCTGATCATTACGGCGGATCACGGTGAAGAGCTTGATGAACACGAACTCTGGTATGATCATCACGGACTTTACGAAACCAACTGCCATGTGCCGTTGATCGTTCATTGCCCGGCACTTATCCCAGCAGCGCAGCGACTTGGCGGCCTTGTCCGTCTCACTGATATCGCGCCGACGATTCTTGATTATGCGGGATTGACAGCACTGGCGGAACGTGAAAAGATGGAAGGGATAAGTCTACGTACGCCGATCGAAAGCGGCGCGCACGATGGCACGACAGGGGCGGTCTATCTGACTGAGTGTGGCTGGATGAAAAAGCGCGGATGGCAGACCGAAAAATGGAAATTGATTGTTGAAACCGGTGGTACGCCTGCTGTTTACAACACGCCAGATTTGGAACTTTACGATCTTGAAGAGGATCCCGATGAAGTCTATAACCTCGCTGAGGAAGCCGACGATGTCGTCGCGCGTTTGAAAGCGGAGATGTCGGCTTTTTTGGAACGCAGGCTCGCTGAGACAGGACTGCCCGACCCGACGGTTGAGCAAGATATTACCATGCGCCGCATCGGCGATAAATCGAGGGCGGCGCCGCTCTAA
- a CDS encoding PLP-dependent aminotransferase family protein: MKDFAFTGGRPDPYTFPTEGLIAASEKALRKLGGDLVNYPGESGYSGLRELASMRFERREGIPLPIDNISITSGSMQALELVLGTFINPGDTVLTEEYTYSGTLGIMRHFEANIEGVAMDYTDGMDMDALASKLKELKQKNIRPALIYTTSNHQNPTGAILSLERRKRMLALAEEYDTLIVEDDCYGDIDFTSTPTPDSLFKLDTSNRVIFIATFSKILGAGVRQGYFVARQPYYGQIHQNRWDGGTSALASAIVAEFFTEHLEAHLVKTNAAVGAKCRAVVDTLDAHVSDLCTWTRPRGGLFLWIDLPETTDMQKLQQLASEKGVGYSNGSAFHYANAPVKSIRLAYAYCHVDDIPEGITYLCEAIRAAQSSAADVAAGD; the protein is encoded by the coding sequence ATGAAGGATTTTGCTTTTACAGGGGGGCGTCCGGATCCGTATACGTTCCCGACAGAAGGACTCATTGCAGCGAGTGAGAAGGCACTCCGAAAACTGGGCGGCGATTTAGTGAATTATCCAGGCGAATCGGGCTATAGCGGTTTGCGTGAACTTGCATCCATGCGCTTTGAACGGCGTGAAGGTATCCCGCTACCGATAGATAATATCTCAATTACCTCCGGTTCTATGCAGGCACTGGAATTGGTACTTGGCACATTTATCAACCCCGGTGATACCGTGCTAACAGAGGAATATACTTACAGCGGCACTTTGGGGATCATGCGACATTTCGAGGCAAATATCGAAGGCGTGGCAATGGACTATACCGACGGTATGGATATGGACGCGCTGGCATCGAAACTGAAAGAACTCAAGCAAAAAAACATCCGTCCCGCGTTAATTTATACGACATCCAACCATCAGAATCCGACGGGTGCAATCCTCTCGCTTGAACGCCGAAAGCGGATGCTGGCACTCGCAGAAGAATATGATACACTGATTGTTGAAGACGATTGTTATGGCGACATCGACTTTACATCAACACCGACCCCGGATTCGCTGTTTAAGTTAGACACTTCAAATCGAGTGATCTTCATTGCGACTTTCTCAAAGATTTTAGGGGCAGGGGTGCGGCAGGGGTATTTTGTGGCGAGACAACCGTATTATGGGCAAATCCACCAGAACCGCTGGGACGGCGGGACGAGCGCGTTGGCGAGTGCGATTGTTGCTGAATTCTTCACAGAGCATCTTGAAGCACATCTTGTAAAGACGAACGCTGCTGTCGGCGCGAAATGTCGGGCGGTGGTAGATACGCTTGACGCGCATGTGAGTGACCTCTGTACGTGGACGCGACCACGCGGTGGATTGTTCCTCTGGATAGATTTGCCCGAAACGACGGATATGCAGAAGTTGCAACAGTTGGCATCTGAAAAAGGGGTCGGTTACAGCAATGGGAGTGCTTTCCACTATGCGAACGCCCCAGTGAAGTCGATCCGGCTGGCGTATGCATACTGCCATGTCGATGATATTCCTGAAGGAATTACGTACCTATGTGAAGCGATCCGTGCGGCGCAGAGTTCGGCGGCGGATGTTGCAGCGGGGGATTAG
- the rimI gene encoding ribosomal protein S18-alanine N-acetyltransferase, with protein MTAQNPRQYLTFEPMHLDDLKQVLAIENQCFEHPWSKTYFTLSLKRPRSFEYLYVARREDTVVGYIVFNILHEEAHILNIAVPPANQRQGIGKYLLASALEMAQSDDGREVFLEVAVSNLPAQYLYRQFGFRICGIRKNYYGRYKDAYVFRKGAETDAT; from the coding sequence ATGACAGCCCAAAACCCGCGCCAATATCTCACATTTGAACCGATGCATCTCGATGATCTGAAACAGGTCTTAGCAATCGAAAACCAATGCTTTGAGCATCCGTGGAGCAAGACCTATTTCACACTGTCCCTGAAACGACCTCGTTCGTTTGAGTATTTATACGTCGCACGGCGCGAGGATACCGTCGTCGGCTACATCGTGTTTAACATCCTTCATGAAGAAGCACATATTTTGAACATCGCGGTACCACCTGCCAATCAGCGGCAAGGCATCGGCAAATATCTACTCGCTTCAGCCTTAGAAATGGCACAGTCAGATGATGGGCGCGAGGTGTTCTTGGAAGTCGCCGTCAGCAATTTACCGGCGCAGTATCTTTACCGTCAATTCGGGTTCCGCATCTGTGGCATCCGAAAAAACTACTACGGACGCTATAAAGACGCTTACGTCTTTCGCAAAGGAGCCGAAACCGATGCTACTTAA
- a CDS encoding isochorismatase family protein, giving the protein MLLNLLSHTIAATPTLSLSTRRQEARTVGRNGWRVIEEEAQWNPAETAIIVVDMWNEHWSWGATERVNVMAPRMNIVLGRARENGVQIIHAPSDTMDFYEAHPARRSVLEFPHADPPPEREMPDPPQPVDASDGGSDTGEAESYKAWHRQHPVIEIDDTDAISDDGQEVYNLLHHQGVKNLIFMGVHTNMCVLGRSFAIKQMVRWGFNAVLARDLTDAMYNPFKPPYVSHEEGTQLIIEYIEKFWCPTILSGDLTTPKV; this is encoded by the coding sequence ATGCTACTTAACCTCTTAAGCCATACTATTGCAGCGACCCCAACTCTATCGCTCTCAACCCGCCGACAAGAAGCACGAACCGTCGGCAGAAACGGTTGGCGCGTCATTGAAGAAGAGGCACAGTGGAACCCCGCTGAAACCGCTATCATTGTTGTTGATATGTGGAACGAACACTGGTCCTGGGGTGCAACAGAACGTGTAAACGTAATGGCACCCCGGATGAACATCGTGCTTGGACGTGCAAGAGAAAACGGCGTGCAGATTATCCACGCCCCCTCTGATACCATGGATTTCTACGAGGCACACCCGGCGCGCCGTTCGGTGTTGGAATTTCCACACGCCGACCCACCCCCTGAACGCGAGATGCCCGATCCGCCACAACCCGTTGATGCCTCCGATGGCGGTTCAGATACCGGCGAAGCCGAAAGTTACAAAGCCTGGCACCGTCAGCATCCAGTCATTGAAATTGACGATACGGATGCTATCAGTGACGACGGGCAGGAGGTTTACAACCTGCTCCATCACCAAGGTGTCAAGAACCTCATCTTCATGGGCGTTCACACGAATATGTGTGTCCTTGGACGCTCTTTTGCGATTAAACAGATGGTACGCTGGGGCTTCAACGCCGTGCTTGCTCGCGATCTCACCGATGCGATGTACAACCCATTCAAACCGCCGTACGTCAGTCACGAAGAAGGGACACAGTTAATCATTGAATATATTGAGAAATTCTGGTGCCCCACAATCCTCAGCGGTGATTTAACAACTCCGAAGGTGTAG
- a CDS encoding CRTAC1 family protein codes for MQQRLRTVIVILSWAFIFNGYASDIQFVDVTEQAGIHFVHAGGIDLRVVPALVGSGAAWRDYDNDGWLDLYIANAALVRPDPDAVQPKNALYRNNGDGTFTDVTDAAGVGDTGWGMGCAFADYDNDADADLYVTNYKANIFYRNNGDGTFKRFSSGAGGIGHNGFGAGIAWGDYDVDGYLDLYIGNYIEYTKVPQGDEVFFPYDFFGQTNILYLNKGDGGFINITEAAKVNGGFHLTLGVAAADYDTDGDLDIYLANDTDQNILYRNDGELTFTNTNRPEARSGTGDIRSGMGVTWGDYDIDGDLDLFVTNWLDENNILYRNDGDGTFTDVSARSGVFESGLGKTCWGTAFFDADNDGDLDLFFAAGHIDPAAWEAHGQPDVFLQNNGDGTFTDISQAVGLRESDAYGVGRGVAVADYDADGDLDLLIVNSNAKPTLLRNDGGHQHHWLQIRTVGTISNRDGVGAIVTVSTGDLHQLQQVTAGDSYLSQSSLDVEFGLAHHQRVDRIVIQWPSGIVQTLTDIAANQRLVVVEE; via the coding sequence ATGCAGCAGCGGCTACGAACTGTTATTGTAATTTTGAGTTGGGCATTTATATTTAACGGTTATGCATCCGACATCCAATTCGTGGATGTCACTGAACAAGCCGGTATCCATTTTGTGCATGCTGGCGGTATTGATCTGCGCGTGGTGCCAGCACTTGTTGGTTCCGGTGCGGCATGGCGGGATTATGACAATGATGGCTGGCTGGATCTTTATATCGCCAACGCCGCATTAGTGAGGCCTGACCCGGACGCGGTGCAACCGAAAAACGCACTCTATCGCAACAACGGGGATGGCACTTTCACCGATGTAACCGATGCCGCTGGGGTCGGGGACACCGGTTGGGGTATGGGATGCGCCTTCGCAGATTATGATAACGATGCTGATGCCGACCTATACGTTACGAATTACAAGGCGAATATATTCTATCGCAACAACGGGGACGGCACTTTCAAACGCTTCTCATCTGGCGCAGGTGGAATTGGGCACAACGGTTTCGGGGCTGGCATCGCATGGGGAGATTACGATGTTGACGGGTACTTAGACCTCTATATCGGCAATTATATTGAATATACGAAAGTGCCACAAGGCGATGAAGTCTTTTTTCCTTACGATTTTTTCGGGCAGACGAACATCCTCTATTTAAACAAAGGGGACGGCGGTTTCATCAATATTACGGAGGCTGCGAAGGTGAACGGCGGGTTTCACCTGACACTCGGAGTCGCTGCGGCGGATTACGATACTGATGGCGATCTGGATATCTATCTCGCAAATGATACCGATCAAAATATCCTCTATCGCAACGACGGTGAGTTAACTTTCACGAATACCAACCGTCCAGAGGCGAGAAGCGGTACCGGCGACATCCGAAGCGGGATGGGGGTCACTTGGGGGGATTATGACATCGACGGCGACTTAGATCTCTTCGTTACGAATTGGCTTGATGAGAACAACATTCTCTATAGAAACGACGGAGATGGCACCTTTACCGATGTCTCCGCGCGGAGCGGCGTTTTTGAATCTGGACTGGGTAAGACGTGTTGGGGGACGGCATTTTTTGATGCCGACAACGACGGCGATCTGGACCTATTTTTTGCCGCGGGACACATCGATCCGGCTGCATGGGAAGCACACGGGCAACCGGATGTCTTTCTCCAGAACAATGGCGACGGCACTTTCACGGATATTTCTCAGGCTGTCGGTCTCCGAGAATCCGATGCTTATGGTGTCGGCAGAGGTGTAGCCGTCGCGGATTATGATGCCGATGGCGATTTGGATCTGCTCATTGTCAACAGCAATGCAAAACCGACTTTGCTCCGAAATGACGGCGGTCATCAACACCACTGGCTCCAGATTCGCACGGTCGGCACAATCAGCAACCGTGACGGTGTCGGTGCGATCGTCACAGTGAGTACGGGGGATCTTCATCAGCTCCAGCAGGTGACGGCGGGAGACAGTTACCTCTCACAGAGCAGCCTTGATGTCGAATTCGGACTCGCACACCATCAGCGGGTGGATCGGATTGTTATCCAGTGGCCGAGCGGTATTGTACAGACCTTGACGGATATAGCAGCAAATCAGCGGCTTGTTGTGGTTGAGGAATAG